In Bythopirellula goksoeyrii, a single window of DNA contains:
- a CDS encoding right-handed parallel beta-helix repeat-containing protein: protein MGMYFQRGTFVLFVGLLAISQGVASEFYVSPTGNDNNTGTLAAPFASIARGQQEASPGDTVWIRGGTYEYAAGAGASANAVLFDKSGTPGNRINYWAFPGETPVFDFFNYQPVERIRGFSVVADYLHFKGLELRGVQQVITNVNESWAIRVEGAGGDFNVFEQLNLHHNEGPGLFIANGGNNLVLNSDSHHNYDPDRGGENADGFGSHSDDDGNVFIGNRAWDNSDDGYDFINSRGLVVIEDSWAWHNGFQPDTNTPAGNGAGIKAGGFLLNPDNFPAPENVPRNIVSNNVSFDNRVQGFYANHHPGGIDWLNNTAFDNPRGFDLLNDVEPENWPAVHYLRNNISYANGNNLFNANHALIDDDFNTWNSGFAASAADFLSLVSQGVDGPRSADGSLPELNFLKLAAGSGLIDAGIDIGKPFEGNAPDLGAFETAFEVGLLPGDVNGDLRIDLDDFQIIVTNFNDVVVDRVFGDLTGDGIVDLFDFRQWKAHYTPSLVPGAAVPEPRTVGMACCYCMIALGIHRYR from the coding sequence ATGGGCATGTATTTTCAGCGCGGTACGTTCGTGCTCTTTGTAGGGTTACTCGCAATTAGCCAGGGAGTGGCGAGTGAATTCTATGTTTCACCGACAGGAAACGACAATAACACCGGCACACTTGCGGCGCCGTTTGCCTCAATTGCTCGTGGTCAGCAGGAAGCCTCGCCTGGCGATACTGTTTGGATTCGCGGTGGCACTTATGAGTATGCGGCCGGCGCAGGTGCCAGTGCTAATGCCGTCTTATTCGACAAGAGCGGAACGCCTGGGAATCGCATCAACTACTGGGCATTCCCAGGAGAAACGCCGGTATTCGACTTCTTTAATTACCAGCCCGTCGAACGAATTCGCGGGTTTAGCGTGGTAGCTGATTATCTTCACTTCAAAGGATTGGAATTGCGTGGAGTTCAGCAAGTGATCACTAATGTCAATGAGTCCTGGGCGATCCGAGTTGAAGGCGCTGGAGGCGACTTCAACGTCTTTGAACAACTCAACCTCCACCACAACGAGGGACCAGGATTGTTTATTGCAAATGGCGGCAACAATTTGGTACTGAACTCCGATTCACATCACAATTACGACCCCGACCGGGGCGGTGAAAATGCCGACGGGTTTGGGAGCCATAGCGATGACGATGGAAACGTCTTTATCGGGAACCGCGCTTGGGACAACAGCGACGACGGCTATGACTTCATCAATTCTCGTGGGCTAGTGGTGATCGAGGACTCGTGGGCCTGGCACAATGGCTTTCAACCGGATACCAACACTCCAGCAGGCAATGGTGCGGGAATCAAGGCAGGCGGTTTCCTGCTGAATCCCGACAATTTCCCCGCCCCTGAGAACGTTCCTCGAAACATCGTTAGCAACAATGTGTCCTTTGACAATCGGGTGCAAGGCTTCTATGCCAATCACCATCCCGGCGGCATCGATTGGTTGAACAATACGGCTTTCGATAATCCAAGGGGATTTGACCTGCTCAACGATGTGGAACCAGAGAACTGGCCTGCGGTACACTACTTGCGTAACAACATTTCTTATGCCAACGGAAACAATCTTTTCAATGCCAATCACGCTTTGATTGACGATGATTTCAACACTTGGAATTCTGGTTTCGCGGCTTCAGCTGCTGACTTTCTGAGCCTGGTATCTCAAGGTGTGGATGGTCCACGTTCGGCCGATGGCAGCTTGCCTGAGCTTAATTTCTTGAAGCTTGCTGCTGGAAGTGGCTTGATCGACGCCGGCATCGATATTGGCAAACCATTTGAAGGCAATGCGCCCGATCTTGGAGCGTTTGAGACCGCTTTTGAAGTGGGATTGCTACCGGGAGATGTCAACGGAGACCTGCGAATCGATTTGGACGACTTCCAGATCATCGTCACTAATTTCAATGATGTTGTGGTCGATCGGGTCTTTGGAGACCTGACCGGAGATGGAATAGTTGACCTATTCGACTTCCGACAATGGAAAGCACATTACACGCCAAGCTTGGTCCCTGGCGCTGCAGTGCCTGAGCCAAGAACTGTGGGAATGGCCTGCTGTTATTGCATGATTGCCTTAGGAATTCACCGATATCGCTAG